Within Acidobacteriota bacterium, the genomic segment CGCCGCGCCCTACTACGATCAAGCCGCGCCGGGCGATTACGACGGCGACGGCAAAGCCGACCTCACGGTCTGGCGCGCAAGCGATCAGACCTGGTATGTGCAGTGCAGCCTGGATGGCAGTGTGCTGGCCCAGACGCAAGGGCAAACGGGCGACACGGCGGGGCCTGGCAATCATTGATCCAAACGGAATTGCCTGAACTGGCCGGACAAACCGGCTAAAACTGAACCAAACTGCCAAAGCAGGAAGACGGAACACCACCTCCGTCTTCCTGCTTTTTTTGCGGGGTGATTCGATCAGCGGGACAGTACCGCGCGCGTGAGCAAGCGGCACGGTGGTAGTGCAGCCAAGGGGGCAAGCTTGACGCACCGCTTGCTCACGCGCGCGGTACTGTCCCAGCGTCAACTGACTCCCGTAAACGCCATTGCAAACCGCTCTAGCTTGTCCGAGTGCGCTGGAATCCACGCGCCCGCGGCGCACCCGGACAAGCTAAAGCTCGAACTCTAAACGCCCGGACACCAGTGCTGCATTTCCTAGCTGTGTTCCAAACTTGGTTGCTCTGATTTAGACTGCCTTGCACTTCGAGGGAGGGTCTAACCGCATGCTTAGCAAACCTCCCGATTTTGCCTTTTCCTGAAGGAGACCTTGAATGCTCAGGCGTTTTGCCGGCGGCCTGCGCCGGCTCGATTGCAAACCATTTCTTTTCATCGCGCTCTTTTTCGCCGCTTTCTTTGCGCCAATCTTATTTACCGGGCGTTACCTGGTCGGCGGCGATTCGTTGATCTATTCGTACCCGCTGCGCACGGTGGCCTGGGACATGATCCGGCACGGACAGTTGCCGTTGTGGACGCCGTTGATTTTGTCGGGCTATCCCTTGCT encodes:
- a CDS encoding peptidase M23, producing AAPYYDQAAPGDYDGDGKADLTVWRASDQTWYVQCSLDGSVLAQTQGQTGDTAGPGNH